Genomic DNA from Candidatus Hinthialibacter antarcticus:
ATCACCGTGACTTGGGTCTTTTCAGGATTCATCGAATGACGCAGGTAATTTAATTTTGGCGGCTGGTCGTCATGCGATACGGCAGTGATGTAAGGCTTACCGGTCGCAGGGTTGTTACACTCAAACGGTTGCCCCGCCGCCTTTCCAACGAAAAAATACTGCACGCCGCCCGCGACCACCAGGTCGGATGGTATCTGCGCATAGTACACGCCGCTAACCCGGGTCGGGTCCATCGTAATTTGCCGGGTCACGCCCGCGCTGTTTCGATAGGCGAGATTGACGCCCTCCAACCCGGCCTTGGGCGGGAAAGACGCCGTCACCAAAAAGGGCTCATGCGGGGGGGTCCGCCGAACCGCCCAATGCCCCAAGGCGCCGTTCCAGGAGGTTAACTCTGACCACTGAGTGAAACGCTGGGTGATGAGGTCGCGGTCTGCTTGAAAGGGGCCGTCTTGTGCGCTCCAGTGGGTTTCGTGCAGCCCTTCTAACCCCGGAACAGGAACAAAGCGGTAGTTCTTTTGAGTGAAAGCCTGCAAGTCGCGCCAAGCCGTTTCGGCGGAGGTATTTTTCTCGGTTGCAACCACCAGCGCGGCAGCGTCGCCAGTGAGGCCATACAGCCCATATTGAACGGCGGCGTCGAGTTGGTCGAGCCAACACTGCGCGAGCCGGGCGGTCAATTCAAAATCCAATTGCCAAGAACGCCATTCCTGATAGCGGCGGATATCCACATCGCTGAGTAGGCCGTCGGACTGTTTGGATTGCGGGTTTAACAATTGTCCAGCGTCGCCGATGAGTTTGACAGCCTCTTGTGCGGATTGGAGCGCCTGCACCAGTTCGGTACGCGGCGCAGCGCGGCCATCAATGCGTTTGGAGGCGAGCGTCTCAACTTCTTCTTGCAACGAACGCACAGCAAATGAATTTGAAACGGGGCGCTCTAACCAAGCAGTAATCGACGGCGGCGGAGACATCGCCAGCGGCGTTGTTTGAACCGCGCTGTAATTCGGCGGCAACAATTTGCGAACCGCAGGCAAGACGCTGCTGGCTTTTTGCGCGGCTTGATAGAGGATGCCGCCCGCTTGCGCACCGAACCGGCGTTGAAACGCCTGGACGAAAACAGCCTCTTCTTCGTCGGGGTTGTAGCCGAGTTTGCCCCAGATTTCATAGGCGTACCAGTCGCGGTCGTGCATCCATTGGGCGTAGCGTAAATCCGGCGGCGCAGTTTTCGCGTCGGGGGCGCGATGCGGCGCGGCGGGCGCTTCGATTTCGATCAGAAAGCCGTTGGCGCCGTTAAAATGCGCGGCCTGCATAACGCGGCGCATCAGCCGGATGTCCGCCCACGGCGTCAGTTGATGCAGTTCGTAGGGTTGAACGTGAAACAGCAACGAATAGCGGCGCGGCGGCGCGATATAGTTCCAGGTTGAATTCGCGTTCGGCGAGATATAATCCAATCCCAGTTTGACCGCATTCAACGCCACATGCGCGACGGTCCCGTGCGGGTAGGCGCGGGTCAATGCCTGCGCAAGATTGAAGTCGGCGTTGTGGGTCGAAATCGTCAATGGCAGTTTCGCGCCCGCGTCAATCATTCCTTCTAAAAACGCCACGTAAGTTTCGCGGGCTTGCGGAGAATCCTGACCCGGAGCAAAGCCCAAGCCCGCCAGATTTGGCGTTGCTTTCAAAAACGTACTGACCATCTCTTTTAATTTTGCAGTAGGATACTCGCCCGGCGCGATAAACGACTCCAAGGTAATGCGAACGCCGTATGCGCGGCCAATATCAATAATGCGATTGAGGCTGGTACGGTTGCGTTGCGCGATTGCGTCATCCACCCGCCCCGAAGACGATTGAAAATACGGCAACAGATCAGACGGGCCTTGTTGCGCATCAACCACGCCGCGCAGCGCCAAACGATTAAAACGGCACCGGGCGATGCGCTCGAAAAAGCCGTCCCAATAGGCTTCTGAATGAAACCAGGAAAACGCGTCTTCTAACGCCTGGCGCGGAATCGACGCCGCAACGCCGCGCGAAAGCGCCGAGGTGGTTGCCCGTCGTTCTTGTACGCGGGACGCCACGTCATCCGATTCGGCGTGGGTCTCGAATTGGTCAGCCAGATCAAGCGCCGCATACAACGCGCCGACATCGTCGCTGCCGATGGCGTAAATGCGAACCCCGCCCTCACGCTCAAAGCGCATGACATGGAATGATTCGGGCGCGCTATCAACAACCTGTCCGACGGAATTGACCTGCTCAGCGGGAAAGAGTTGCTCATTGAACGGCGAGACGACAATTTCAAGAGCGGGCGAGTCTGTGGCGGCGGCAGGCCCCTGCACCGATTGAACATCCCACCCTTGCGCGACCAACACACGCTGGAGGATGCGCATCCCGGCTTCGACAGGCGCGGGCGGCGGCGACAGCGGCGTAATCACACGCGCCGTCTTCGCGAATGCGGCATCGCCCACGACAAACGCAATCACACACACAAAAATCAAAATGAAACGATGGGCGTTCAACTGCCGATTTCCCCTCCGGTTTTTGACTACCGTCATTCTAATGCAAATACAGCCCATTAGGCTATAGAAATCCGTTGCGTCACTCAAACGAAATGACCAGGCGGTCGCCCGGCGCCACTTCGACGATGCGCAACCCGCGCTGACCGCCGCTGGAAACGACATCCAAGGGAACGCCTATTTCTTCGCCTGAAAGACGCTGGATTTTTGCATGAGCGCTTTCGATTTTGTCTTGCGGCAAATCAAACAACTCAATCATGCAGACTTCATCTTCGGCTTCATGCAGGTTGAGCGTTAGGGTCGAAGCGCTGGTCCATTTCATCGCTGCGTCAACGCGATGGTTGGCGCGGAGAATTGGCAATAGCGTTTCGGAATTCGATATTTCATGGGCGCCGCTCAACGCCACGTCCCAATGAGAATTGAATGGACTGAGAGACAGTTTGCACAAGCCGTCGCCTGCAAACTCACCAACCCGCAGCAAGGCGCCGTCGCGGCTATTGATGAAATAAGCGTTCGGCGAAACGCAGACGGAAAATGTGCGTTCACCCCGCAAGGCAATCAGCGACGCCACGCTGGTGCGTTCGTTGCGGGCGAGAAAACCGCCCGGCGCAATGGCGTCGACGCCGAGTCCCGGCGCGTTGACCGTCCAAGGGGCGTCGCTTCGGTTGGCATAGACGTTCATGCCATTTACGTACTGGATATGGATGCGGTTGTATTCACCCGCTTTGGAAAAATTTTGCAGATAGAGCAGCTGCTGTACATCCAAAGCCTCGTCTTTATCGTTGAAATACTGGATGCTCAACACCGCATTGAGCGGGTCGAGAATTTCATTCATCACAGGCTGCATCAACGAGGCGGCTTCGATCATACGGCGCAAAACGTCACTCGGTCCGCCTCCCGCACTCCACAAACGGTCTGAAATATGCGGGACCCGGCCAAAGGCCGCCGTTGCGGTCAAATATTCATCAAAGGGAAAAAAGCGCTCGTCCTGCCAGGCGGCGCCGTCATCCTCGCCTAAAAATTTTGCATACCCGCCAAACCCAACGATGGGGCGGGCGGGACGTTGATTGCGAAGAGCGTCATCCACCAGCAACGGCGCCACGCTTGGCAGCAGCGGCGCATGTTCCCGGTTTTCAACAAACCGGTACAACCCACGGGTAAAACGCTCATCGGCAGCCGGAACCGCCTCTGCCGTTGCAGAAGAAGCGGGAGCGCCGAGAAGGGGAACGCTCGCGGTCGGTTTTGCCGAAGGCGTTTCGGCTTCCGGTTCCGCTTCGGCCTCTTCTTCGTCGTCAGACACTAGAAACGCCGCGAGGTCGCTGCCTTCGTTGGCGTCGACAATAGTCAACTGGCTCAAAGTGTTAAAATTTTTGAGCGGATGCGGCGGCCATTGATACTCCACCCGCACTTGAGAGGCGGTCAACGCAGCGTCGATACTTTGCAGGACGCTGTTCGATCCCCATTTTTCTTCACTCATTTCGTGATCTTGAATCGCATCGACGGCATGAGCGTCCCAATCGCGCAAAACGAACATCGGATTGAGTATGCCGACATCATTGAGGCGTGAGAGAAACTGCGCCGCCGTCGGGAACGCATCGCCCTTGGGGCCGGAGCGCACCGTCATTGAGAATGCGCCTTGCGTGGAACGCGAGTCAGGGCTTTCCCACGCTTGAACGGTCGGGTTCCAGAGAAGAAGCGACGCGCCTTGTTTGTGTTTTTGTTCGTAGTACCAGCCGTTATGCCCCTGTGTGGAAGAAAAATCGTCCATGCTGTCATAGCGCGCGCTTCCCTGTTGCATTTGAACGCGCAAATCGACAACGCCGCCTTGCATGACGGCAGGCGACTGGCAAGCGAACAGCAGTTGATCGTTTTGCGCGAGAGGAAACGTCCCCTTGAGACCCGTAGCGGGTTTTGTTTTAGCATCCAACATTTGAGAGAACAACAAACGCGGCGCGTCGCCGGGGCGCTCTAGAATCACTTCAAACAGGGCTTGATCGCCGCCGGAAAGTTTCACGGTCCCATTCAGTTCGACCGGCCCGGAGGTGGGCGCCGACCATCGGCGAATTTGGGTCACATACCCCCGGTCAAGCGGAATAAAAGGCGTCTCGCTCCAATCCAAGGCGATGCGCCGCCGCAAGTCGCGTGAATCCGGGGTCAGCGTTGCAGGCCGCATCGGCGCAACGTCGAGCGGGTTTTCGCTTACCGTCACATAGCCGACCACTTTGAGCGGCTCGGCGGTTTCGCCTTCGTTGGTCTCGATCCATGCCGGGGTATTCGAGGCGTAAAAGCTGCGTGAATTTTCCCGGCGGGCGGAATAGGTAAAGCGGTTCACGTTGCTGCGAAACGGATCAACGTATAACGATAAATAAAAGCGCCCCAGTGATTGCAGCGCTGGCAACGGCGAGGTGGGAAAAGACACAAATTTAGGGCGCCCGACATAGCGCGTCGGCCCAAACGAAAAGCCGATATACCGCGCTTGTTGCTGAGGGCCTCCTACATCCGTCAGGGCGATCTCCAGCGACCGCCCCAGCAGGCGGAACTCATAGCGCTTGCGCAATACGGCGCCGAACACGGTTTCTTCATACTCCAACACCAGGCGGTTGCCTTCGATGGCGTGACGCACCATCTTGCATTCACCCAACCCCGCGATTTGCAACGGGCTAAACATTTGTCCGGTCGCGTTTTGCACCCAGAAACCGCCTTGATACACCGGGATGGTTCGCATCGTCGTGATAAAACTCTGGACGCTAATCAGCCCCATCATAACGCGGGGTTCTGAAACTTTTATTTTGAAATCCGGCGTGGGATCAAGGGCCGGGTTTGAGAATTCGTATTGTTGGGTGTTGACGAAAAACGTCACCGACGCCGATGCAGCTGAAGCCGCCGAAGCCCCCACCGGAGGCGCAATTTGTTGGCCCGCCGCATTTGAAGACAACAAACAAAATGCTGCATAGAAAACAAAAATAGATAACCCGTACAGATAATTTATCGCGCCTGATTGACGCTTACGGTAATCCAACACGTTCACCTCTGCTTAAATCAGCCTTATAGTAGTTTTTATAGTGGTTGCCAGAATAACGCACTCAATGAACAACGGTTGAGCGAAGTCCAATATAACATTTTCGTATTGTGGTCGAATTCGCCGACAGTTAAAGGCGAAGCGGGAAACGAATGCGCAACATACGTCTTGATCTAGAATATGATGGGGCCAATTACTGCGGGTGGCAATTCCAACCCAACCACCCCTCGCTCGAACGAACGCTGAAAGAGGCGGTCGAACGCATCATCAATCACACCATTGTGCTATATTCATCCGGCCGGACGGATTCGGGCGTTCACGCCGAACAACACGTGGCGCACTTTCGCTCGGACACCACGCTGACTCACGACAATATCATTCGCGGCGTCAACTCCATCACCCCGCGCGATGTTTTGATCTACGCCATCCATGACATGCCGCTCGAATGGAGCGCCCGCCATGACGCGCGCGAGCGCGAATATTGCTACCGAATCTATAACGACCAATTCCCCAGCGTTTTTTGGCGCAAGCATAGCCATTGGGTGCGTGAACCGCTTGATTTGGACGCCATGCGCGAAGCGGCCTCTCTGCTCGAAGGCCATCATAATTTCAACGCCTTTCGCAGTCTCCATTGCGATGCAGACAACCCGGTTCGGACCTTACGCCGCCTCGAATTTTTTGATGAGCGCCCTTTGATTCGGCTGCGGGTCGTCGGAGAGGCGTTTCTTCGCCATCAGGTGCGAATCATTGCCGGGACGCTGCTCGATGTCGGTTTGGGAAAACGCACGCCGGAATCCATGCGGGATATACTCGAATCAAAAGACCGCAATCAAGCCGGAACCACGCTGCCGGGATGCGGATTGACGCTGGTCTCAATAAAATATAGCGACGAAATTGAGCGCATAACAAATATACAGCCAGTCGCGGAACTCGTGCGCCGCTGTAGAAACCTCGAATAATTTTTGTGCATTTGGGGCTGAATCGACTATTGTTAAAGTAGAGAGAGTTTTTACTTCTCGAAGAACGGGTCCGCGCAATGAAGACAATGACTCAGGCGTTTACATTAATTGAATTGCTGGTGGTGGTCGCCATTATCGGCATCTTGACTTCGATTGCGATGCCGAACTTTCAACACGCGCAAATCAAAGCCAAAACCACCCGCGCATTGGCTGACATGCGAACCCTGGTCACCGCGTTAGAAGCCTACTCGACTGATAACAACAGCTATCCACTCGATGGAAACGATTACTTTGAACGGGACGAATCGCTCTACGATCAGATTCGCATTCAATCCGTGCTGACCACGCCGGTTCCGTATATTTCAGAAATTTTCTCTGACATTTTCCATACGCGCGAGACGCAGATTAACGATCCATTGGTGAAGCGCCTGTTTCAGGATCGCCCGCCGTTTCCTTACGTCTACACGACCAAAGACAACATAGTGCTTCACCGGGGCAACCCTCACGCATACTTCATTTTCAGCTTCGGCCCGGACCAGGATTTTGATAATGCCTCCAGCAAACCGGAAGACATACTCGTCTACGATGCGACCAACGGCATCATCTCTGATGGCGACATTCTCCGTAAAGGCCCTTAGACGCCGAAGCCTATTTCAGACGATACGCGATGACGTAGTCGCCAATCTTTGAGCCGACTTTTCCACCGCCGCCCGCGCAAATCACAACGTATTGTTTTCCGTCAGCGCCCAAGTAGGTAATCGGCGCCGCATAACCCGCGCAGGGCATTTGGTCTTGCCATAGGACGTCGCCCGTCTTTTCATCAAACGCGCGAATGCGCCCGTCCATCGTGGAGGCGATCAAAACGAGACCGCCAGCGGTCACGGTCGCGCCGCCAAAGTTCTCCTGGCCAGTGATGGGGATCCCCTTTTTCGTCAGTTCATCAAATTCGCCCAACGGCTTGCGCCATACGAACTCGCCTTTGTTCAGGTTCACTTTGATTAATTCGCCCCAAGGCGGCGTAACGGCGGGGTACCCGTTTTGGTCGCGAAACGCAAAGGCTTCTTTTAAGCGATAGCGAAACGGCGCGTCAGGATTAGGGTTTTCATTCATTATCAGGACCCACGGCAGTTCGGTTGAATTGATGTACATCATACCGTTTGGATCGACCGCCGCGCCCGACCAATTCGCGCCGCCGTGCAGTCCGGGAAAAACGATGGTTCCCTGCTCTGACGGCGGAGTGAAGATGCCTCGGTGGTCGAACTTTTCCCAGCGGTATTTCACATGGTCATAAGTCGCTTCGTCTAAATGGCTGATATCATCTTCGGTCATAATCTGGCGTGAAATAGCGGGCGGCTTCGATGGAAACGGCTGCGTCGCCCATGGCTTTTCGCCGGGAACGCCGCCCTGGGGGACCGGGCGTTCTTCGACGGGAAACAACGGCTCGCCAGTCAAGCGGTTCAAGACATGAATGAACGCCGTCTTGCCCGCCATGACGACCGCAGGTACCTTCTTGCCATCAATATTCAGATCAGCCAAAACCGGCAACGCCGCCAAGTCGTAATCCCAAAGATCGTGATAAACCGTCTGGTAATGCCAGATGTGTTTGCCTGTCTTGGCGTCGAGCGCGACCACGCTATCGGTGTATAAATTTTTGCCGGGACGGTCGCCGCCGTAGAAATCCTGGTTGGGCGTACTCACGGGCAGAAACAACATACCGCGCTCATAGTCGATGCTCATCATCGACCAGATGTTGGCGCCGCCGCGTCCTTGCCAGGAGTTCCCTTCCCAAGTTTCGACGCCGGGTTCATCGCCTTGTGGAACGGTGTTAAACGTCCAGGCGAGTTTTCCGGTATGCGCGTTGTAGGCCTTGAGCGGCGTATGCGGCAACTTCTTGCTGGAGTCGTTGACGCCGAAGCCCTGAATAATCAAATCGCCGTAAATGACAGGGGGCGAACTCAAAAACAAATAGCCGCCGCCGTCCGGCATCCCAGCGCGAAGATTGATATATCCGTTTGTCCCAAACGTATTATCAGGTATGCCCGTTTCTACGTCGATGGAATAGATGCGCCCATCGCGGACGGGATGAAAGATGCGCTGCTTGTCGCCCCAGACGCCATAAGCGACGCCCCGGCTGGCAAGCCCGCCCGCGCCGGTTTCATGTACGGATAACGGCGGGTCAGGCGTGAATATCCACTTCTCATCACCCGTGACTGCATCCAACGCCGCCAGCCGCGACAGCGTGGTTATGACATAGACGGTGTCGTCGATCATCAGCGGCGTACATTCAAAATAATGCCCACGCCCCTCGCCGAAGTCGCCAGTGCGATACGTCCAGACGCGTTCGAGTTTGGCTACGTTGCCTTTATTGATTTGATCGAGCGGCGAGAAGCGGGTTCCTTCATGCGTACGAGAATGCAGGGGCCATTCGTGGTCTTTGACGTTCAACTCGCAAAATCCGGCGTGAGCAAATACGACGACAAAAAATACTCCCAAAAAACAATGCTTCCACATGAGAGGCTCCCCAGGTTATTGATAGATGCGGGCGTTGGTGGAAATAATATCGCCGGAGGAAACCAGCCCGTTGGTGGTCGAATAAAAAATACCGCCGTCTTGATTTGGCCCGGCGTGAGCAGGGTCTTTCAAGAGAACCAGCGTTTCAGCTAATAGCGCCCAGGGCCAATTGGGTTCACGGTCCGGCCCCCAGCCAAACAGAAAATACTCAACGCCCGCATTTTTGAATTTTGCCAATCGCTCGGCGTCGCCCAGGCTGCCGATGTGGACGCCGGAACCGTAAGCGAAATACTGCCCGTCGTCTTCTTCATTATGGCTTTTGAAAATATCGCGAAAGGGATCAATGCTGGAAAGATACGCGACCGGCGTCGTCAGCGCATAATACGTTTGTCCCGTTTGCGCATCAGGGCCGTAATCAACGGGGACATTGTTGTTATCGACCTGGTAAGCGGCGATCGCCGTCTGGATGGATTTCATCGAGCCGTACGTCGCCGCGAGTTTGGCGCGGACTTGAGCGTTCAAAAAATTAGGGACCGCAATCGCCGCTAGAATTCCAATAATGGCGACGACGATTAAAAGTTCAATCAGTGTGAAGGCGGATTTCAAAGGCCTGTTCCCCTAGAATGGATTTAGCGTGAATTTTGACCAAAGAAGTAAAGAATTGCAATAGGAAAGGACAAAAAGCCGACCCTACATTTCCCTGCGGCCTCGTAATCAACGATCAGCAATGATTATTTTTTGATAATCATGCCGCCGCCGAGGATTTCATCATCGCGAAATAACACTAATGCTTGTCCGGGCGCAACGCCGTATTGCGGCTCTTCAAATTCAATTGAAACGAAGCCGCCGCCGCATTCATTCACCACAGCGTTCGCGGGTTCGTGGCGGGAGCGAATCTTAGCCTGAAGTTTCTCGCCGACTTGTGGCTCGTGAATCCAACGCGTTGAGGTTGCGGTCACGGCGCTTTCACCCAAGTCTTCCATTGAACCAACGATGACGGCGTTTCGTTTGGGGTCGACCGCCGTAACGTAAAACGGCCCGCCCGACAGCCCCAGGCCTTTGCGCTGCCCCACCGTGTATGACGCGACTCCCTTGTGCTTACCGAGTTCGGCGCCGTCCTGATTCAAGATCGGGCCTTCTTCGCTTTCGATATGCTCGGCGAGGAATTCATTATACGAACGCCCCAACGTGAAGCAGATTTCCTGGCTTTCTTCTTTGTCGGCAGTGACCAGCCCAAGTTTTTTGGCATGACCGCGCGCCTCGGCTTTGGTCAATTCTCCCAGCGGGAAACGGATCCTCTTCAATAAATCTTTGCGAACGCCGTAGAGGTAATAACTCTGGTCTTTCTCCCGGTAGGCGGCGCGGGAGAGATGCGGCTCGCCCTCGGCGTCGACTTCGAGACGCGCATAATGCCCGGTGGCGACATAGTCGCAATCCCATTGCTTGGCGAGGTCGAAGGCTTCTTCAAACCGGACGAAACTATTGCAGCGAACGCATGGGTTCGGCGTGAAACCGGATTCATAACTTTTAATAAAGGG
This window encodes:
- the truA gene encoding tRNA pseudouridine(38-40) synthase TruA; its protein translation is MRNIRLDLEYDGANYCGWQFQPNHPSLERTLKEAVERIINHTIVLYSSGRTDSGVHAEQHVAHFRSDTTLTHDNIIRGVNSITPRDVLIYAIHDMPLEWSARHDAREREYCYRIYNDQFPSVFWRKHSHWVREPLDLDAMREAASLLEGHHNFNAFRSLHCDADNPVRTLRRLEFFDERPLIRLRVVGEAFLRHQVRIIAGTLLDVGLGKRTPESMRDILESKDRNQAGTTLPGCGLTLVSIKYSDEIERITNIQPVAELVRRCRNLE
- a CDS encoding prepilin-type N-terminal cleavage/methylation domain-containing protein, with the protein product MKTMTQAFTLIELLVVVAIIGILTSIAMPNFQHAQIKAKTTRALADMRTLVTALEAYSTDNNSYPLDGNDYFERDESLYDQIRIQSVLTTPVPYISEIFSDIFHTRETQINDPLVKRLFQDRPPFPYVYTTKDNIVLHRGNPHAYFIFSFGPDQDFDNASSKPEDILVYDATNGIISDGDILRKGP
- a CDS encoding pyrroloquinoline quinone-dependent dehydrogenase, which produces MWKHCFLGVFFVVVFAHAGFCELNVKDHEWPLHSRTHEGTRFSPLDQINKGNVAKLERVWTYRTGDFGEGRGHYFECTPLMIDDTVYVITTLSRLAALDAVTGDEKWIFTPDPPLSVHETGAGGLASRGVAYGVWGDKQRIFHPVRDGRIYSIDVETGIPDNTFGTNGYINLRAGMPDGGGYLFLSSPPVIYGDLIIQGFGVNDSSKKLPHTPLKAYNAHTGKLAWTFNTVPQGDEPGVETWEGNSWQGRGGANIWSMMSIDYERGMLFLPVSTPNQDFYGGDRPGKNLYTDSVVALDAKTGKHIWHYQTVYHDLWDYDLAALPVLADLNIDGKKVPAVVMAGKTAFIHVLNRLTGEPLFPVEERPVPQGGVPGEKPWATQPFPSKPPAISRQIMTEDDISHLDEATYDHVKYRWEKFDHRGIFTPPSEQGTIVFPGLHGGANWSGAAVDPNGMMYINSTELPWVLIMNENPNPDAPFRYRLKEAFAFRDQNGYPAVTPPWGELIKVNLNKGEFVWRKPLGEFDELTKKGIPITGQENFGGATVTAGGLVLIASTMDGRIRAFDEKTGDVLWQDQMPCAGYAAPITYLGADGKQYVVICAGGGGKVGSKIGDYVIAYRLK
- a CDS encoding type II secretion system protein, which produces MKSAFTLIELLIVVAIIGILAAIAVPNFLNAQVRAKLAATYGSMKSIQTAIAAYQVDNNNVPVDYGPDAQTGQTYYALTTPVAYLSSIDPFRDIFKSHNEEDDGQYFAYGSGVHIGSLGDAERLAKFKNAGVEYFLFGWGPDREPNWPWALLAETLVLLKDPAHAGPNQDGGIFYSTTNGLVSSGDIISTNARIYQ
- the mnmA gene encoding tRNA 2-thiouridine(34) synthase MnmA, with amino-acid sequence MTDKSVLLLMSGGVDSSAAGAMLLEQGFRVVGATMKQLDVEPTREMSGGCCSFGDVRDAKRVASSLGIDHYTVNTAPEFNQKVIIPFIKSYESGFTPNPCVRCNSFVRFEEAFDLAKQWDCDYVATGHYARLEVDAEGEPHLSRAAYREKDQSYYLYGVRKDLLKRIRFPLGELTKAEARGHAKKLGLVTADKEESQEICFTLGRSYNEFLAEHIESEEGPILNQDGAELGKHKGVASYTVGQRKGLGLSGGPFYVTAVDPKRNAVIVGSMEDLGESAVTATSTRWIHEPQVGEKLQAKIRSRHEPANAVVNECGGGFVSIEFEEPQYGVAPGQALVLFRDDEILGGGMIIKK